The Psychroflexus sp. ALD_RP9 region ACTTTGGCGGTCGTGTTTCTTCTGTGTTAGATATTAATCAAAAAAAAGCTAATCTTGATCGTATTTCAGGAAATGGTGGTATTGGTGTTATTTCAAGCAAACTGTTGTTAGAATTGCCTGTAAAAAAGAAAAAATCTTCACTTTTATTAGCTGGTCGTGCCACTTACGCGCATCTATTTTTAAAATTAACTGACAACCAAAATACGGCTTATTTTTACGATTTTAATGCTAAGTATTTCGATCAAATTAACGAAAAAAATAGTATAGAATTTTCAGTTTATCATGGCAATGATTTGGTAAGCATAAATGAGAGCTTTACAAATACTTATGGTAATACGTTCGGAAATTTAAAATGGAACAGCCTTCTTAGCGAAAATTTATCTGGAGACTTCAACCTGTCGTATAGTCGCTACAATTACAACTTAGATTTAAGCCTAGTGGGATTTGAATTTGACAATTGGGTAAGTAACCTCAACTTAAACGCAAATTTTAATCATTTTATATCAGACCAATTCAGCTTTAAATATGGCTTAAGCAGTATTAAATATACTATTGAACCTGGAAACATCATCCCTAATACTGCTAATTCTGGTATTAATCCTGATAACCTTGCAAACAAACATGCTTTTGAGCATGCGGCGTATTTCAGTGTTAAACAAAAACTGAATGATGCCATCAATTTAGAGTACGGTTTAAGACTCAATGCTTTTTGGCGTATGGGACAAGGTGAGATTTTTAGTTACGAAAACAACCAACCCATTAGGTACAATAATGTAACAGGTATTTATGAGGAAGCCGAACCTACTAACACAAGACAAAGTAGTGCTTCTAAAATTGAACATGAGTTTTATAATTTAGAGCCACGATTTGCAATATCTTATAGTTTCAACGATGATACATCTTTAAAAGCAAGTTATAACCGCTTAGCTCAAAATATGCACCTGCTTTCTAACACTTCTTCACCAACACCATTTGATGTATGGACGCCCAGCGGAGAATTTGTAAAACCGCAACTTCTTAACCAATATTCAGTCGGGTTTTTTAAAAATTACCGAAATAAAACTTATAGTTTTGAAACTGAAGCGTTCTATAAAACAGTAGACAACCGAATTGATTATGTTAATGGAGCTAATTTAATCGCTAACGACCAAATTGAAAGCGTTATTTTAAATGGAGAAAGTCGCGCCTATGGTTTAGAACTTTTAGCTCGAAAAAATAAAGGCAAACTTACAGGCTGGATTGCCTACACTATTTCTCGTTCAGAGCAACGCACACCTGGATTTTCAGCTAATGATCCCGGCATTAATAATGGTGATTGGTATTTAGCAAATTTTGATCGCCTTCACGATTTAAGTCTTACAGCAAATTATGACTTTAATAAAAAATGGGATTTTAATGCTAGCTTCACGCTTCAAACGGGGCGACCTGTTAATTTTCCTGTCGGTCAATTTGAATACCAAGGGCTAAACATTCCAGTTTACGAAGGCCGCAACACAAACCGATTACCCGCATTTCATAGATTAGATATTTCAGCCACATTAACTCCTCAAAATCAAAATCATAAGTCATGGACTTCAAAATGGAATTTTGGCATTTTTAATCTATACAATCGAAAAAATGCAGCTTCCTTAAATTTCGAACAAAACCGAACTTCTGGCCAAAACGAAGCTGTCCGTTTATCAATATTTGGAATTATACCTTCTGTGAGTTACATCTTTGAATTTTAAATTATGGCAAAACAAATTAAATATATCGTTCTTCTAACAATGAGCATCTTTTTAATAAGCTGTGAAGATGTAGTTGAAGTCAATTTAGAAACTGCTGAACCACGTTTAGTGATAGATGCCGCCTTAAAATGGGAAAAGGGAACAGCAGGCAATTACCAAGAAATTCGCATTTCGCAATCAAGAGGCTTTTACGATGAATCGCCTTCTATGGTTTCCGGCGCAACTGTACAAGTAAGTAATTCTGAAAATACAATTTTTGAATTTATTGATACTAACGCTAACGGAGTTTACACCACTAATGATTTTCAACCTCAACTAAACGAAGTTTATACATTATTAGTTGAAGTTAACGGTAGAACTTTTGAAGCAACAGAGCAACTCATGCCTGTTGCCACAATTGATTCTATCCAGCAACGTAATGATGGCGGATTTTCTGGTGAAGATATTGAGCTTAAAGCTTTTTACAAAGATCCTGTTGAAACCGAAAATTACAATTTATTTACTTTTGATGTAGACTTTATTGCTTTTCCAGAATTTGAAATTTATGATGACGAATTTAATAACGGAAATACAAATTTTGCCTTTTATACAGAAGAAGATCTCGAAGTTGGTAATTCTGTTGAAATTATTAACCACGGAATATCAAAAAGTTATTATAATTACCTTGTAATATTACTTAACCAAGTTGGTAGTTCTGGTGGCCCTTTTCAAACACAGCCTGCTGTGGTTCGCGGTAACATTAATGATGTTGATAATCCTGATGATTATATTTTTGGCTACTTTAGCCTTTCAGAAATCGATCGTGTAAATTTTACTGTTAATGAGTGATTTTAGAAAAATAACCGAAGAAGATTCACATTACAATGACATTGAAAAAATGTCTACTTCAACAATCTTAACATCAATTAATCAAGAAGACCAAAAAATTGCTTTAGCCGTTAAAAAAGTGATACCTCAAATTGAAAACTTTATTAATGTTTTAGTCAAAAAAATGCAAAGTGGTGGTCGACTTTTCTACATTGGTGCTGGAACAAGTGGCCGATTAGGAATTTTAGATGCTAGTGAATGTCCGCCAACTTTTGGTGTAAATGAAGATGTAGTTATTGGTATAATTGCTGGTGGTGACAAAGCCATAAGAACGGCCGTAGAAAATGCTGAAGATAATACTAATCAAGGTATTAAAGATCTTAAAAATCATTCAATTTCTCAAAAAGACTGTGTTGTAGGCTTGGCTGCTTCCGGAACAACTCCATATGTTGTTAAAGGTTTACAAGCTTGCCAAAATCTCAATATAATCACTGCATGTATTACCTGTAATCCAAAATCACCAATTACTGAAGTTTCAAACTTTCCTATAGAAGTCCCAGTTGGACCCGAATTTATTACAGGAAGTTCACGAATGAAAGCTGGTACAGCACAAAAACTAATCTTAAATATGATAAGTACAACAGCGATGATTAAGCTTGGACGCATTAAAGACAACAAGATGGTAGACATGCAATTATCTAATGCAAAGCTAATTGAGCGTGGTACTAAAATGATTGCAAAATCTTTAAATATTAATGAGTCGAAAGCAAATGAACTATTACTAAAACACGGTAGCGTTAGAAAAGCAATACTTCATGCAACACACTAATCAAGAACTACTATTTAAAGGTTTAAAATATCTAGCTGCTGCTTTACCTCTATTATTTTTAGGGCCTGTGATTATGTATAGCGCCTTCGGTAATCAAGACAAATTTTTATTTTGGCCTGTTTTAATTTTGTCAATCATATTATGCATCGCTGCTGGGTATTTAATTTTTAAAGGTATTAAAACCTTAATGAAAGCATTGTTTAACAATTAATTTTTCTGTCAGGAACCCTAAGTAATAAAACTACACCTACAACAAAAAAGAGTATTAAAAATACTATTGAGTAGCGTAGGCTTCCTGTAAGCTGAGCTGAAATTCCGTAGAATGCCATTCCGATTACA contains the following coding sequences:
- a CDS encoding TonB-dependent receptor, which encodes MRNLLTLFVCIYTFSFTLAQTYEISGKITDTNNQPILGANIILKENLGTVSGQNGNYSLKVGKGNYTIKISYLGFKTITKSISVEASQVYNFTLVPKAESLNEIVITENIEALDTRDTQMSVNSLDAESIKNIPAAFGEVDVIRSLLQLPGVSNAGEGAAGFNVRGGNTDQNLILVDDAILFSSSHLFGFFSIFNPDAVDNLKLYKGGIPANFGGRVSSVLDINQKKANLDRISGNGGIGVISSKLLLELPVKKKKSSLLLAGRATYAHLFLKLTDNQNTAYFYDFNAKYFDQINEKNSIEFSVYHGNDLVSINESFTNTYGNTFGNLKWNSLLSENLSGDFNLSYSRYNYNLDLSLVGFEFDNWVSNLNLNANFNHFISDQFSFKYGLSSIKYTIEPGNIIPNTANSGINPDNLANKHAFEHAAYFSVKQKLNDAINLEYGLRLNAFWRMGQGEIFSYENNQPIRYNNVTGIYEEAEPTNTRQSSASKIEHEFYNLEPRFAISYSFNDDTSLKASYNRLAQNMHLLSNTSSPTPFDVWTPSGEFVKPQLLNQYSVGFFKNYRNKTYSFETEAFYKTVDNRIDYVNGANLIANDQIESVILNGESRAYGLELLARKNKGKLTGWIAYTISRSEQRTPGFSANDPGINNGDWYLANFDRLHDLSLTANYDFNKKWDFNASFTLQTGRPVNFPVGQFEYQGLNIPVYEGRNTNRLPAFHRLDISATLTPQNQNHKSWTSKWNFGIFNLYNRKNAASLNFEQNRTSGQNEAVRLSIFGIIPSVSYIFEF
- a CDS encoding DUF4249 family protein; translated protein: MAKQIKYIVLLTMSIFLISCEDVVEVNLETAEPRLVIDAALKWEKGTAGNYQEIRISQSRGFYDESPSMVSGATVQVSNSENTIFEFIDTNANGVYTTNDFQPQLNEVYTLLVEVNGRTFEATEQLMPVATIDSIQQRNDGGFSGEDIELKAFYKDPVETENYNLFTFDVDFIAFPEFEIYDDEFNNGNTNFAFYTEEDLEVGNSVEIINHGISKSYYNYLVILLNQVGSSGGPFQTQPAVVRGNINDVDNPDDYIFGYFSLSEIDRVNFTVNE
- the murQ gene encoding N-acetylmuramic acid 6-phosphate etherase codes for the protein MSDFRKITEEDSHYNDIEKMSTSTILTSINQEDQKIALAVKKVIPQIENFINVLVKKMQSGGRLFYIGAGTSGRLGILDASECPPTFGVNEDVVIGIIAGGDKAIRTAVENAEDNTNQGIKDLKNHSISQKDCVVGLAASGTTPYVVKGLQACQNLNIITACITCNPKSPITEVSNFPIEVPVGPEFITGSSRMKAGTAQKLILNMISTTAMIKLGRIKDNKMVDMQLSNAKLIERGTKMIAKSLNINESKANELLLKHGSVRKAILHATH
- a CDS encoding DUF6095 family protein, which gives rise to MQHTNQELLFKGLKYLAAALPLLFLGPVIMYSAFGNQDKFLFWPVLILSIILCIAAGYLIFKGIKTLMKALFNN